The genomic window GGTGATCGGGCTCAACACGACGGTCACCGAGGACGTGCCAGAGGACACGCGCATCGTGAGTGTAGCGGCGCAGAAGGTCACGCGCCGCACCAGCGCCCGCACGACCTGAGTCGGGCTCGATGCGTGCGTCGGCGGCGGTCGGTGGGCGATCCTCCAAGAGCCAGCTCGGGTGAAAAGCCTTGCAGCGTCCATGTGGGCGCTTCGGCGCCGCTCGGCAGGTCAGTCGTCCAGGGGCCGCCTCGGGCTTCTCAGCCTACCCAGGTCAGGCCCTCGGCTGCGCGCCGCTACGCGCAGACCGACTGAAGCCTCCGACTCCTTTGTGGGAGCGCTTGCGGCGAGCCCCCTGGCCGGCTGCCTGCCGAGTCGGCTTCTTCTCTGCGTGTTCTGGTCCCGATGCGAAGAGCCGGCATCGACCTTGCCGGCGCGGAGCCGTTTGAGGCGGTGCGAGGATCCGGCGTGGAGAGTGGAGGTGAGGCGAGGAGCAGCGATTTGCCCGCACCGCAGCGGAGCGCTCGGCAAAGAGGTCCCTTCTAGCAGACGGCAGCGAGGAGACGCGCAAATCGCCCGAGCCGATCCCTCCAGGAGCCCGCCGGATCGCGCAAGCCGAAAGGCTCGGGCGTCGGCAAGGTCGAGACCGGCGAAGCGCTGCGCCGATGGCGGTCGACTCCTAGAGAACCTCGACTTCCGGAATCGCGACGAAGAAGCGCCCGCCCCAGTCGGCGATCTCGGCCCACTCACTGCTGATTTCGTCACGCAGGTTCCACGGCAAGATGAAGACGTAGTCAGGTCGGGTCTCGCGGAGCTTCTCGGGAGAGTAGACCGGGATCCGGCTGCCCGGGAGCAGCTTGCCCTGCTTGTGTGGGTTGCGATCGACCGTGTAGTCGATGACCTCGGATCCGATGCCGCAGTAGTTCAGCAGCGTGTTGCCCTTGGCGGGCGCTCCGTAGGCCGCGATCGAAGCGTCCTTCGCTTTCAAACTGTCAAGAAATTCGAGAAGCCTTTTCCGGGTCGAGACGGCCTGCTGATCGAAGCCAAGGTAGGTCTCGATCCGGTTCATTCCGCGAGCAGCCTCGGTCTCCAGGAGAGCTTGGACCGACGGTTCGTCGGGATGCTTCTGGCCTGTCTCATGCGCCGCGAAGATCCGCAGCGACCCGCCGTGGGTCGACAGCTCCTGGACGTCGAAGATTCTCAGACCGTGCGCGGCGAAGACTCTCCGTACCGTGGCCAACGAAAGGTAGGAGAAGTGCTCGTGATAGATCGTGTCGAACTGGTTGTGCTCCATGAGCCGCATGACATGCGGAAACTCCATGGTGATGACCCCGTCCGGCTTGAGCAGGGCCTCGAGCCCGTGTACGAAATCGTTGAGATCCGGTACATGGGCCAGGACGTTGTTGCCCAGCAGCAGGTCGGCCTCGTAGCCTTCCTTGGCGAGCTCGCGAGCCGCGGTCTCGCCGAAGAAGCGAATCTCGGTCGGGATGCCGTCGGCGATCGCGGCCTGGGCGACGTTGGCCGCCGGCTCGACTCCCAGAACCGGAATACCCCGCTCCTTGAAGAAGCGCAGCAGGTAGCCGTCGTTCGAGGCGACCTCGACGATCTGGCTGTCTTCAGAGAGACCGAACCTTGCGGTCATCTCCTCGACGTAGCGGCGCGCGTGGTCCAGCCAGGTGTCGGAGAACGAGGAGAAATAGGCGTAATCGCTGAAGATGTTCTCCGGGGTCTCGAACTCCGGCAGCTGAACGAGCAAGCAGTCGGAGCAGATTAGGACGCGAAGAGGAAAGACGGCCTCCGGCTGGTCGCGATCGCTCGGCTTGACGAAGCTGTTGGCGAGCGGCGACTCGCCGAGATCGGCGAAGGTGCGCTCGAGGCCGGTGCCGCAGAACCGGCACTTGTGCTCAGACACGGGACTCAACCATCCGTTGCGAGGAGTTCTTCGTAGGCGGCGATCTGCTCGCGAGTGATCTCACCGGCGTCCGCGCCCCGGTGTGTCGAGCGATGCCAGTTCACCACCCAGTCGAGAGCCTGCCCGAGCGGTAGGCGGGGGCTCCATCCGAGCCGTTCTCGGGCCTTCGAAGAGTCGAGCTTGAGAAACGCGGCTTCGGCGGGATGATCGGCCGAGTCGCGACGCCAGGCGGCATCGTCGCCCCAGCCGTCGACCAGGCGATCCGCCAGCCACTCCACGGGCCGTTCGTCGACGGCATCGGGCCCGAAATTCCAGGCGCCGTTGGTTTCGGTGGGTCTGTACCACGCCGTTTCGGCGAGCTCTAGGTATCCACACAAGGGCTCGAGCACGTGCTGCCAGGGGCGGATCGCCTTGGGTCTTCGGATCAGAATGGGCTTGCGGCCCAGGAAACCGCGGATCAGATCCGGTACCAGGCGGTCGCGGGCCCAGTCGCCGCCGCCGATGACGTTGCCGGCGCGCGCGCTGACGACACCCACGGTCCGTTCCGGGCCTTCGAAGTAGGAGCGCCGGTAGGCTTCCGTCACGTGTTCAGCGCACGCCTTGCTGCTCGAGTAGGGGTCCTTGCCGCCCAGTGGATCGCCTTCCCGGAAGGCCTCGCCCGACTCCTGATTGCTGTAGCACTTGTCGCTGGTGACCGACACGATGACCCGCACGCTTGCGACAGTCCGGCAGGCTTCGAGGACGTGCGCCGTGCCGACGACATTGGTGGAGTAAGTCGTGATCGGGTCGGCGTAGCCCTCCCGAACCAGTGACTGCGCCGCCAGGTGCAGGACCACCTCGGGCTGCCGGTCGGCCATGGCCTCCTGGAGCCTTTCGAGGTCCCGGATGTCGCCG from bacterium includes these protein-coding regions:
- a CDS encoding class I SAM-dependent methyltransferase, whose amino-acid sequence is MSEHKCRFCGTGLERTFADLGESPLANSFVKPSDRDQPEAVFPLRVLICSDCLLVQLPEFETPENIFSDYAYFSSFSDTWLDHARRYVEEMTARFGLSEDSQIVEVASNDGYLLRFFKERGIPVLGVEPAANVAQAAIADGIPTEIRFFGETAARELAKEGYEADLLLGNNVLAHVPDLNDFVHGLEALLKPDGVITMEFPHVMRLMEHNQFDTIYHEHFSYLSLATVRRVFAAHGLRIFDVQELSTHGGSLRIFAAHETGQKHPDEPSVQALLETEAARGMNRIETYLGFDQQAVSTRKRLLEFLDSLKAKDASIAAYGAPAKGNTLLNYCGIGSEVIDYTVDRNPHKQGKLLPGSRIPVYSPEKLRETRPDYVFILPWNLRDEISSEWAEIADWGGRFFVAIPEVEVL
- the rfbG gene encoding CDP-glucose 4,6-dehydratase, with the protein product MKKAFWKGRRVFLTGHTGFKGAWLALWLQDLGAEVAGYALDPPSDPSLFDMADVGKNMVSTHGDIRDLERLQEAMADRQPEVVLHLAAQSLVREGYADPITTYSTNVVGTAHVLEACRTVASVRVIVSVTSDKCYSNQESGEAFREGDPLGGKDPYSSSKACAEHVTEAYRRSYFEGPERTVGVVSARAGNVIGGGDWARDRLVPDLIRGFLGRKPILIRRPKAIRPWQHVLEPLCGYLELAETAWYRPTETNGAWNFGPDAVDERPVEWLADRLVDGWGDDAAWRRDSADHPAEAAFLKLDSSKARERLGWSPRLPLGQALDWVVNWHRSTHRGADAGEITREQIAAYEELLATDG